One genomic window of Anaeromicrobium sediminis includes the following:
- the aspS gene encoding aspartate--tRNA ligase, which yields MADVIGNMKRNNMCGNLTTDNIGQEVTLMGWVQKRRNLGGLVFVDLRDRTGICQVIFDKDVSEEAFNRAEEIRSEFVIGIRGIVRKRQSVNPNMPTGEIEIFVEELKIFSQAQTPPIYIEDEDEVSENLRLKYRYLDLRKPKMQKNLIFRHKITKIVRDFFDENGFVEVETPMLTKPTPEGARDYLVPSRVNPGKFYALPQSPQLFKQLLMVSGMDRYFQIVKCFRDEDLRADRQPEFTQIDVEMSFVDIDNVLSINEELINKIFKETLDVNINLPIERMPYKEAMERFGSDKPDTRFGFELKCLNDIVENSEFKVFSGTVKKGGDVRGINIDGYGDSFSRKNISKLEDFAKTYGAKGLAWIKITEEGVNSPIAKFLSEDELNKIVERFSAKAGDLILIVADESDVVYDSLGHLRVEIAKRLDILNKDEYKLLWVTEFPLFEYDKEEDRYVAKHHPFTCPMDEDIHLLETEPHKVRAKAYDIVLNGVEIGGGSIRIHSSELQQKMFKALGFSEEQAWEKFGFLLEAFKYGTPPHGGIAYGLDRLVMLLTGNDSIREVIAFPKTQNASSPMTEAPTYVEVKQLEELHIESAVE from the coding sequence ATGGCTGATGTAATAGGAAACATGAAGAGAAATAATATGTGTGGTAACCTTACTACAGACAATATAGGACAAGAGGTTACTTTAATGGGATGGGTTCAAAAGAGAAGGAATTTAGGTGGTCTTGTATTTGTAGATCTAAGGGATAGGACAGGTATATGTCAGGTAATATTTGACAAGGATGTGTCTGAAGAAGCCTTTAATAGGGCAGAAGAAATAAGAAGTGAATTTGTAATAGGTATTAGAGGTATTGTTAGAAAAAGACAATCTGTAAATCCTAATATGCCAACTGGAGAAATCGAAATTTTTGTGGAAGAATTAAAGATATTTTCACAAGCTCAAACTCCTCCAATTTATATAGAAGATGAGGATGAAGTTTCTGAAAATTTAAGGTTAAAATATAGATATTTAGATTTAAGAAAACCTAAAATGCAAAAGAATTTAATCTTTAGACATAAGATTACTAAAATAGTTAGGGATTTCTTTGATGAAAATGGATTTGTGGAAGTTGAAACTCCAATGTTAACTAAGCCAACTCCAGAGGGAGCTAGAGACTATTTAGTACCTAGTAGAGTTAATCCAGGGAAGTTCTATGCCCTACCTCAGTCCCCACAATTATTTAAACAATTATTAATGGTATCAGGAATGGACAGATATTTCCAAATAGTAAAGTGTTTTAGAGATGAGGATTTAAGAGCAGATAGACAACCGGAATTTACTCAAATAGATGTGGAAATGTCCTTTGTAGACATAGACAATGTATTATCTATTAATGAAGAATTAATTAATAAAATATTTAAAGAAACTTTAGATGTAAATATTAATTTACCTATTGAAAGAATGCCTTATAAGGAGGCAATGGAAAGATTTGGTTCTGATAAGCCAGATACGAGATTTGGATTCGAATTAAAATGTTTAAATGACATAGTAGAGAACTCTGAGTTTAAAGTATTTAGTGGCACCGTTAAGAAGGGTGGCGATGTTAGAGGTATTAATATAGATGGATATGGAGATAGCTTTAGCAGAAAAAATATTTCTAAACTAGAGGATTTTGCTAAAACTTATGGAGCAAAGGGTCTTGCGTGGATAAAGATTACAGAAGAAGGAGTAAACTCTCCAATTGCTAAATTCTTAAGTGAAGATGAATTAAATAAGATAGTTGAACGTTTTTCTGCTAAAGCAGGGGATCTAATATTAATTGTGGCAGACGAATCAGATGTGGTATATGATTCATTAGGTCACTTAAGGGTAGAGATAGCTAAGAGACTAGACATTTTAAATAAAGATGAATATAAATTGTTATGGGTAACGGAATTTCCTTTATTTGAGTATGATAAGGAAGAAGATAGATATGTGGCTAAACACCATCCTTTCACATGTCCAATGGATGAAGACATACATTTACTTGAAACAGAGCCTCATAAAGTTAGAGCTAAGGCTTACGATATTGTATTAAATGGAGTAGAAATTGGAGGAGGAAGTATAAGAATCCATAGTTCTGAACTTCAACAAAAAATGTTTAAGGCATTAGGATTTAGTGAAGAGCAAGCGTGGGAAAAATTTGGATTCTTACTGGAAGCATTTAAATATGGAACACCACCTCATGGAGGTATTGCATATGGATTAGATAGATTAGTAATGTTACTTACTGGTAATGACAGTATTCGTGAAGTAATAGCATTCCCTAAGACTCAAAATGCCTCTTCTCCAATGACAGAAGCTCCAACTTATGTTGAAGTTAAGCAATTAGAAGAATTACATATAGAATCTGCAGTAGAATAA